A genomic window from Erythrobacter sp. BLCC-B19 includes:
- a CDS encoding N-acetylmuramoyl-L-alanine amidase: MSGGDELIHRELPSPNHGERTAPVSMVVIHYTEMKPVETALARMCDPAASVSAHYCITEEGEVIRLVPEDRRAWHAGASYWRGIPDVNSASIGIELDHPGHAPENGGYRGFAEAQIDALIPLLARIVRQYDIPRANVVGHSDVAPMRKVDPGELFPWDRLAQHKLCLPKPECLAAGNPFHNWGSFFLALERFGYDITDQAKAVEAFERRWRPERITGVPDGEVAAILWQLLLDRDQGRTR, encoded by the coding sequence GTGTCGGGGGGCGATGAACTCATTCACCGCGAACTCCCCTCGCCCAATCATGGCGAGCGCACCGCGCCCGTCTCGATGGTGGTGATCCACTATACCGAGATGAAGCCGGTCGAGACGGCGCTCGCGCGGATGTGCGATCCTGCCGCCAGCGTCAGCGCGCATTACTGCATCACCGAGGAAGGCGAGGTGATCCGTCTCGTGCCCGAAGACCGCCGCGCCTGGCACGCGGGCGCAAGCTATTGGCGCGGGATACCTGACGTCAATTCGGCGAGCATCGGGATCGAATTGGATCATCCCGGCCACGCCCCCGAAAACGGCGGCTATCGCGGCTTTGCCGAAGCGCAGATCGACGCGCTGATCCCGCTGCTGGCGCGGATCGTCAGGCAGTATGACATCCCGCGCGCCAATGTGGTCGGCCATTCCGATGTCGCGCCGATGCGCAAGGTCGATCCGGGCGAGCTCTTCCCGTGGGATCGCCTCGCGCAGCACAAGCTGTGCCTGCCCAAGCCCGAATGCCTTGCGGCGGGCAATCCGTTCCACAATTGGGGCAGCTTCTTCCTCGCGCTGGAACGCTTCGGTTACGACATCACCGATCAGGCCAAGGCGGTCGAGGCCTTCGAGCGTCGCTGGCGGCCCGAGCGGATCACCGGCGTCCCCGATGGCGAGGTGGCCGCGATCCTGTGGCAGCTGCTCCTCGACCGCGATCAGGGGCGGACGCGGTAA
- a CDS encoding amidohydrolase — translation MRLFHLAASAIALVAAAQPALAEDPATKAAIEAEYDNYLAPLFLDFHQNPELSYLENRTAAKMATELRAAGLTVTEGVGGTGVVGILKNGDGPLILLRADMDGLPVEEKTGLAYASKAVQTGQDGKEYPVMHACGHDVHITAMVATARRLAAMKGQWKGTLMFIVQPAEERVGGAKAMMADGLYERFGKPDYALAFHVAADLETGKVSASEGIQYSSSDSIDIIVPGVGTHGAAPHLGKDPVYIASQIVTALQSIDSREISPLKPVVVTVGSFHAGSKHNIISDEAKLQVTVRANDEETRAQVIAAIERIAVNIGKANGLPDNRPVVVKVLEGTPVTNNDPALARRLNAVMARELGGDAFVPFVQQNMGAEDFTYFVTEGLGVPGYYFAVGGTTPERMAAAKAGGPPIAGHHSPLFQIAPRESVITGTRAMVAAVLDLAGTKKKR, via the coding sequence ATGCGCCTGTTCCACCTCGCCGCCAGCGCCATCGCGCTTGTCGCCGCTGCCCAGCCTGCCCTGGCCGAAGACCCGGCGACCAAGGCCGCGATCGAGGCCGAATATGACAATTACCTCGCCCCGCTGTTCCTCGATTTCCACCAGAACCCGGAACTTTCCTACCTCGAAAACCGCACCGCCGCGAAAATGGCGACCGAGCTGCGCGCGGCGGGCCTGACCGTCACCGAAGGCGTGGGCGGCACCGGGGTGGTCGGCATCCTCAAGAACGGCGATGGCCCGCTGATCCTGCTGCGCGCCGACATGGACGGGCTGCCGGTCGAGGAGAAGACCGGCCTCGCCTATGCCTCCAAGGCGGTGCAGACCGGGCAGGACGGCAAGGAATATCCGGTGATGCACGCCTGCGGGCATGATGTGCACATCACCGCGATGGTCGCCACCGCGCGGCGGCTGGCGGCGATGAAGGGCCAGTGGAAGGGCACGCTGATGTTCATCGTCCAGCCCGCCGAGGAACGCGTCGGCGGGGCCAAGGCGATGATGGCGGACGGGCTTTATGAACGCTTCGGCAAGCCCGACTATGCGCTCGCCTTTCACGTTGCGGCTGATCTTGAGACGGGCAAGGTCTCGGCCTCGGAAGGGATCCAGTATTCCAGCTCGGATTCGATCGACATCATCGTGCCCGGCGTCGGCACCCACGGGGCGGCGCCGCATCTCGGCAAGGACCCGGTCTACATCGCCTCGCAGATCGTGACTGCGCTGCAATCCATTGATTCGCGGGAGATTTCACCGCTGAAGCCGGTGGTGGTGACCGTCGGCAGCTTCCACGCCGGCTCCAAGCACAATATCATCTCTGACGAGGCCAAGCTGCAAGTCACGGTGCGCGCCAATGACGAGGAAACCCGCGCGCAGGTGATCGCTGCGATCGAGCGGATTGCGGTCAATATCGGCAAGGCCAACGGGTTGCCCGACAATCGCCCGGTGGTGGTCAAGGTGCTCGAAGGCACCCCCGTCACCAATAACGACCCCGCGCTCGCCCGGCGGCTCAACGCGGTGATGGCGCGCGAATTGGGCGGCGATGCTTTCGTGCCCTTCGTCCAGCAGAACATGGGCGCGGAGGACTTCACCTATTTCGTCACCGAAGGGCTGGGCGTGCCGGGCTATTACTTCGCGGTCGGCGGCACCACGCCGGAGCGGATGGCAGCGGCCAAGGCCGGCGGGCCGCCGATTGCCGGGCACCACTCCCCGCTGTTCCAGATCGCCCCGCGCGAAAGCGTCATCACCGGCACCCGCGCGATGGTGGCAGCCGTGCTCGATCTGGCGGGGACGAAGAAGAAGCGCTGA
- a CDS encoding cation diffusion facilitator family transporter has product MAHAHAHNHHDHGHVHAHGHGHHHGGHHHAPADFGRAFAVGIALNLGFVLVEAAAGVIYGSMALIADAGHNLSDVLALALAWIAAVAAKRPASGRFTYGYKSSTILAALANALLLAVAIGAILFETVQRMMQPAEPQGGAMMAVAGIGIAINALTAMLFARGHSDINIRGAYLHMVADALVSLGVVVAGLAIVLTGLAWIDPLVSLVILGVIGASTWGLARDSVAMGLLAAPAAIDLGEVKRHLGSFDGVAAVHDLHVWPMSTTEVALTAHLVMPGRPAPDSLLREIAASLEARFGVSHATLQVESGENPCAQSLQGCC; this is encoded by the coding sequence ATGGCTCACGCGCACGCCCATAACCACCATGATCACGGGCACGTCCATGCGCATGGCCATGGTCACCATCATGGCGGGCACCACCACGCGCCGGCCGATTTCGGCCGCGCCTTTGCCGTCGGCATAGCGCTCAACCTCGGTTTCGTGCTGGTCGAGGCGGCAGCGGGGGTGATCTACGGATCGATGGCGCTGATCGCGGACGCAGGGCACAATCTGTCGGACGTGCTGGCGCTGGCGCTGGCGTGGATCGCGGCGGTGGCGGCCAAACGCCCGGCCTCCGGGCGCTTCACCTATGGCTACAAGAGCTCGACCATCCTTGCAGCCCTCGCCAATGCGCTGCTGCTGGCAGTCGCGATCGGGGCGATCCTGTTCGAGACCGTGCAGCGCATGATGCAGCCCGCCGAGCCGCAGGGCGGGGCGATGATGGCGGTTGCCGGGATCGGGATCGCGATCAACGCGTTGACGGCCATGCTGTTTGCGCGGGGGCACTCCGACATCAATATCCGCGGCGCCTATCTCCACATGGTCGCCGATGCGCTGGTCTCGCTGGGCGTGGTCGTGGCGGGGCTGGCGATCGTGCTGACCGGCCTTGCGTGGATCGACCCGCTGGTGAGCCTTGTGATCCTCGGCGTGATTGGTGCAAGCACCTGGGGCCTTGCGCGCGATTCCGTGGCGATGGGGCTGCTTGCGGCCCCTGCTGCGATCGACCTTGGCGAAGTGAAGCGCCACCTTGGCAGCTTTGACGGGGTCGCTGCCGTCCACGATCTCCACGTCTGGCCGATGTCGACCACTGAAGTCGCCCTGACCGCGCATCTCGTGATGCCCGGACGCCCCGCGCCCGACAGCCTGCTGCGCGAGATCGCCGCCAGCCTCGAGGCCCGTTTCGGGGTGAGCCATGCGACCCTTCAGGTGGAAAGCGGGGAGAACCCCTGCGCCCAGAGCCTTCAGGGGTGCTGCTGA
- a CDS encoding low molecular weight protein tyrosine phosphatase family protein, whose amino-acid sequence MRHYLFVCSQNKLRSPTAEHIFADVPGIATQSAGTNNDAENPLTDELVEWADFIFVMERQHRNKLQKKHRAALKDKRVVVLDIPDEYEFMDPALVRLLRIKMLRWLPAQ is encoded by the coding sequence ATGCGTCACTACCTTTTCGTCTGTAGCCAGAACAAGCTGCGCAGCCCGACTGCCGAGCACATCTTCGCCGATGTGCCCGGCATTGCGACGCAATCTGCGGGCACCAACAATGATGCCGAAAATCCGCTGACCGACGAGCTGGTCGAATGGGCCGACTTCATCTTCGTGATGGAGCGCCAGCACCGCAACAAGCTCCAGAAAAAGCACCGCGCTGCCTTGAAGGACAAGCGCGTGGTAGTGCTCGACATCCCCGACGAATACGAGTTCATGGATCCGGCGCTGGTGCGGCTGCTGCGCATAAAGATGCTGCGCTGGCTCCCGGCGCAATAG
- a CDS encoding RluA family pseudouridine synthase encodes MADSEIITGTIEAPARLDKALAEATGLSRARVQNLIDEGRVDVAGKTATSASMKVAGGTAFRIILAAAMPAAAQPEDIALTIAYEDAHLIVVDKPAGMVVHPAVGNITGTLVNALLHHCRGNLSGINGVARPGIVHRIDKDTSGLLVVAKSDAAHEGLAVQFAAHTVHRRYIAVTAGHPSPPEGTIDARVGRSDADRKKMTVLPNNSSRGKTAITHYKTLERLDDAAVIECRLETGRTHQVRVHCASIGHPLLGDPAYGRTPKSLRPLLERLGFSRQALHAAELGFQHPITGETVQFRSDLPSDMMELIDQLRCSDR; translated from the coding sequence ATGGCCGACAGCGAAATCATCACCGGCACCATCGAAGCCCCCGCCCGTCTCGACAAGGCGCTGGCCGAAGCCACCGGCCTGTCGCGCGCGCGTGTTCAGAATCTGATCGACGAGGGCCGCGTCGATGTCGCGGGCAAGACTGCCACCTCCGCCTCGATGAAGGTTGCGGGCGGTACCGCGTTCCGCATCATCCTGGCCGCCGCCATGCCCGCCGCAGCCCAGCCAGAGGACATCGCGCTCACCATCGCCTACGAGGACGCGCATCTGATCGTGGTCGACAAGCCTGCGGGCATGGTCGTCCACCCGGCGGTGGGCAACATCACCGGCACGCTGGTCAACGCCCTGCTGCACCACTGCCGGGGCAACCTGTCGGGTATCAACGGGGTCGCGCGGCCCGGGATCGTCCACCGGATCGACAAGGACACCTCGGGCCTGCTCGTCGTCGCCAAGTCCGATGCCGCGCATGAGGGGCTGGCGGTGCAGTTCGCCGCGCACACCGTCCACCGCCGCTACATCGCGGTCACCGCCGGACACCCCAGCCCGCCCGAGGGCACCATCGACGCGCGCGTCGGCCGGTCGGACGCGGACCGAAAGAAAATGACGGTGCTGCCCAACAATTCCTCGCGCGGCAAAACGGCGATCACCCATTACAAGACCCTCGAACGGCTGGACGATGCCGCCGTGATCGAGTGCCGGCTGGAAACCGGTCGCACCCACCAGGTGCGCGTTCACTGTGCGTCAATCGGCCATCCTTTATTGGGAGACCCTGCCTATGGCCGCACACCCAAATCCCTGCGCCCCCTGCTCGAACGACTCGGCTTTTCGCGGCAGGCGCTCCATGCGGCCGAGCTGGGCTTCCAGCACCCCATCACCGGGGAAACCGTGCAATTTCGGAGCGATCTCCCATCTGACATGATGGAACTGATCGACCAACTGAGATGTTCTGATCGATGA
- a CDS encoding fasciclin domain-containing protein: MTLKNTLTAAVAAALATATGFAALPAVAHQHGDHGKAAPTIVDVAVSTGVHNTLVAAVKAAGLVDTLSSPGPFTVFAPTDTAFAKLPAGTVATLVKPENKATLTKILTYHAVSGKVTSADLVALIKKHNGTATITTIAGEKLTARLSGDKIVITDAKGGATAVTQADVMTSNGVVHVTDGVFLPA; encoded by the coding sequence GTGACCCTCAAGAACACCCTGACCGCCGCCGTCGCCGCCGCTCTGGCCACTGCCACCGGCTTTGCCGCGCTCCCCGCCGTCGCGCACCAGCATGGCGATCACGGCAAGGCCGCCCCGACCATCGTCGACGTCGCTGTCAGCACCGGCGTCCACAACACGCTGGTCGCCGCCGTGAAGGCCGCTGGCCTCGTCGACACCCTGTCGAGCCCCGGCCCCTTCACCGTCTTCGCCCCGACTGACACCGCCTTCGCCAAGCTCCCCGCGGGCACCGTCGCCACGCTGGTGAAGCCTGAAAACAAGGCCACGCTGACCAAGATCCTCACCTACCACGCGGTTTCGGGCAAGGTGACCAGCGCCGATCTCGTCGCGCTGATCAAGAAGCACAACGGCACCGCCACGATCACCACGATCGCGGGCGAAAAGCTGACCGCGCGCCTTTCGGGCGACAAGATCGTGATCACCGATGCCAAGGGCGGCGCGACCGCCGTGACGCAGGCCGACGTCATGACCTCGAATGGCGTGGTTCACGTGACCGACGGCGTGTTCCTGCCCGCCTAA
- a CDS encoding histidine phosphotransferase family protein — MISQTDLAAMLCSRLCHDMLSPVGALANGLELLADEQDPQMRARCMELLEQSARISTDKLKFFRLAFGAAGGFGEAIPVDEARSVIDALAGDAKRVEVNWAIAEPSLPKPAVKVLLNLAQIALDALVRGGTLDIGAERRDGAVEIVARARGDRIAFDETIGRALQGDLDEAEITSRTAAAHMIAVLAEEMEGGLQYKLGDGALVLGAVLPEPEGMIG; from the coding sequence ATGATTTCCCAGACCGATCTCGCCGCGATGCTGTGCTCGCGCCTGTGCCATGATATGCTCTCGCCGGTCGGCGCGCTCGCCAACGGGCTGGAGCTGCTGGCCGACGAACAAGACCCGCAGATGCGCGCGCGCTGCATGGAGCTGCTCGAACAGTCCGCCCGCATCAGCACCGACAAGCTGAAGTTCTTCCGCCTCGCCTTCGGGGCCGCGGGCGGTTTTGGCGAGGCGATCCCGGTCGACGAGGCGCGCAGCGTGATCGACGCGCTGGCGGGCGATGCCAAGCGGGTCGAGGTCAATTGGGCGATTGCCGAACCGAGCCTGCCCAAGCCCGCGGTCAAGGTGCTGCTCAACCTTGCGCAGATCGCGCTGGACGCGCTGGTGCGCGGCGGGACGCTCGACATCGGGGCGGAACGGCGTGACGGGGCGGTGGAGATTGTCGCGCGCGCCCGCGGTGACCGGATCGCCTTCGACGAGACCATCGGCCGCGCGCTGCAGGGCGATCTCGACGAGGCCGAGATCACCAGCCGCACGGCTGCTGCCCACATGATCGCGGTGCTCGCCGAGGAGATGGAGGGCGGGCTCCAGTACAAGCTGGGTGACGGGGCGCTGGTCTTGGGCGCGGTGCTGCCCGAGCCCGAAGGCATGATCGGCTAG
- the mtgA gene encoding monofunctional biosynthetic peptidoglycan transglycosylase, translating to MVFTILRYLAKGFAAFFGLTLVLVFAFKWLPVPVTATMLLDGNGITKDWESLDNIDRNLVSAVIASEDQRFCQHSGFDTEAIEQAMRANMEGGKIRGGSSISQQTAKNVFLWQGGGYFRKGLEAWFTFWIETVWGKRRIMEVYLNVAETGIGTYGAEAGSQRYFGHSAARMSRDEASRMAAALPSPKKRAVKGPGGWLARHGNRIERRIGIVRRDGLDACVYN from the coding sequence ATGGTCTTCACCATCCTCCGCTATCTCGCCAAGGGATTTGCCGCGTTTTTCGGGCTGACACTGGTGCTGGTGTTCGCCTTCAAATGGCTCCCCGTCCCCGTCACCGCAACCATGCTGCTCGACGGCAACGGCATCACCAAGGACTGGGAGAGCCTCGACAATATCGACCGCAATCTCGTCTCGGCGGTGATCGCATCGGAAGACCAGCGCTTCTGCCAGCATTCGGGTTTCGACACCGAGGCGATCGAGCAGGCGATGCGCGCCAACATGGAAGGCGGCAAGATTCGCGGCGGCTCCAGCATCAGCCAGCAGACCGCCAAGAACGTGTTCCTGTGGCAGGGCGGGGGCTATTTTCGCAAGGGGCTGGAAGCCTGGTTCACCTTCTGGATCGAGACCGTGTGGGGCAAGCGGCGGATCATGGAAGTCTATCTGAACGTGGCCGAAACCGGGATCGGCACCTATGGCGCGGAGGCTGGGTCGCAGCGCTATTTCGGCCACTCCGCCGCACGGATGAGCCGGGACGAGGCAAGCCGCATGGCCGCCGCCCTCCCCAGCCCCAAGAAGCGCGCGGTCAAAGGCCCGGGCGGCTGGCTCGCGCGCCACGGCAACCGGATCGAGCGGCGCATCGGCATTGTCCGGCGCGATGGACTGGACGCCTGCGTCTACAACTGA
- a CDS encoding M67 family metallopeptidase, whose translation MTSQALAAMRAHAAAAHPQEACGILLGEGERITEARAARNVHPAPRTHFEIDPQALIDAHRAARGGGVQVIGYYHSHPRGPAEPSATDRACAAGDGKVWAIISQDDTRFWQDGKQGFVALPLCRIDG comes from the coding sequence GTGACAAGCCAAGCGCTCGCCGCCATGCGCGCCCATGCCGCCGCTGCCCATCCGCAGGAGGCGTGCGGCATCCTGCTGGGGGAGGGCGAGCGGATAACCGAGGCGCGCGCCGCCCGCAATGTCCACCCCGCGCCCCGCACCCATTTCGAGATCGACCCGCAAGCATTGATCGACGCGCACCGCGCCGCGCGGGGTGGGGGCGTGCAGGTTATCGGCTATTACCACTCGCATCCCCGCGGCCCGGCAGAACCCTCCGCCACCGACCGCGCCTGCGCCGCCGGAGACGGCAAGGTCTGGGCCATCATCAGTCAGGACGACACAAGGTTCTGGCAGGACGGCAAACAAGGGTTTGTCGCACTTCCCTTATGCCGGATCGATGGTTAG
- a CDS encoding sigma-70 family RNA polymerase sigma factor, which yields MAARPRPSSDDAREALRDAMARLAAGDQTALEEIYLATRVKLFGITLRILGDRKEAEDALQDVYVNLWQRADRYDPTRASPIAWLAAFARNRAIDRLRTGKVRGGAVPVEEAAPLPDESPLADALLIDAEQTAQIHKCLGGLDARTQGHIRAAFFEGKTYAQLAEAADVPLGTMKSWIRRGLQRLRACLEASEAA from the coding sequence ATGGCCGCCCGCCCCCGCCCCTCCTCCGACGATGCGCGCGAGGCGCTGCGCGATGCCATGGCGCGGCTGGCGGCGGGCGATCAGACGGCGCTTGAGGAAATCTATCTCGCCACGCGGGTGAAACTGTTCGGGATTACCTTGCGTATCTTGGGTGACCGAAAGGAAGCCGAGGACGCCTTGCAGGACGTCTATGTCAATCTCTGGCAGCGGGCCGACCGCTATGACCCGACCCGCGCGAGCCCGATCGCGTGGCTGGCGGCGTTCGCGCGCAACCGCGCGATTGACCGGCTGCGCACGGGCAAGGTGCGCGGCGGGGCGGTGCCGGTGGAGGAAGCGGCTCCCCTCCCCGATGAAAGCCCGCTGGCCGATGCGCTGCTGATCGATGCCGAACAGACCGCGCAGATCCACAAGTGCCTGGGCGGCCTCGACGCGCGCACGCAGGGCCACATCCGCGCGGCCTTCTTCGAGGGCAAGACCTATGCCCAGCTCGCCGAGGCGGCGGATGTTCCGCTCGGCACGATGAAGAGCTGGATCCGCCGCGGGCTGCAACGCCTGCGCGCCTGTCTCGAAGCGAGCGAGGCGGCATGA
- a CDS encoding anti-sigma factor: MSGPEQTPEDGVTRDDPMIAAEWALGLLEGEELLAARGKYATDPAFAWRKEWWDDWFAPLSDAIPGAEPGDHVWDGIAARVSAAQAAVSTEPSAPAANVVELQAKVRRWQWVAGISSMAAAVALAFLAIVPMRIEQTPAAPIQVAAAAPMVATVPVGDSGLRLDVTYIPESKRMVVGAIGLTPDGVHDHELWLVPADGTPLQSLGVVKPGEVRSMELPQAVTAKLGDGASLVLTREPIGGKPEGKDAGPVVAKGAFTRV; this comes from the coding sequence ATGAGCGGCCCCGAACAGACCCCCGAGGATGGCGTGACCCGCGACGATCCGATGATCGCCGCCGAATGGGCGCTGGGCCTGCTCGAAGGCGAGGAACTGCTCGCCGCGCGCGGCAAGTATGCGACCGATCCCGCTTTCGCCTGGCGCAAGGAATGGTGGGACGACTGGTTCGCCCCGCTCTCCGACGCGATCCCCGGCGCTGAGCCGGGCGATCATGTATGGGACGGCATCGCCGCGCGCGTCTCGGCGGCGCAGGCGGCTGTTTCGACAGAGCCTTCCGCGCCTGCCGCGAATGTGGTCGAACTTCAGGCGAAGGTGCGGCGCTGGCAGTGGGTGGCGGGGATTTCCTCGATGGCGGCGGCCGTGGCGCTGGCATTTCTGGCGATCGTGCCAATGCGGATCGAACAAACCCCTGCTGCTCCCATCCAGGTCGCCGCCGCCGCGCCGATGGTCGCCACGGTGCCGGTGGGGGATAGCGGGCTGCGCCTCGACGTCACCTATATCCCCGAAAGCAAACGCATGGTGGTCGGCGCGATCGGCCTCACGCCCGATGGCGTCCACGATCACGAGTTGTGGCTCGTCCCCGCCGATGGCACCCCGCTGCAATCGCTGGGCGTGGTCAAGCCCGGCGAAGTGCGCAGCATGGAACTGCCGCAGGCGGTCACCGCCAAGCTGGGCGACGGGGCGAGCCTCGTGCTGACCCGTGAGCCGATTGGCGGCAAGCCCGAGGGCAAGGACGCCGGCCCCGTGGTCGCCAAGGGCGCCTTTACCCGCGTCTGA
- a CDS encoding pentapeptide repeat-containing protein — translation MLTLAALVAAALGLAAQEPPAPLGEADFDRLDDCAADYESRAEERAGWSIIDARAMTSPVAIHAALLRALPEGKRIVILGGEFPKADMRVVADGLANACLVDMNLEGSNWEATQIPQLQLVRTSLREAKLARARWPGLRTRGVDIEGADFSRADLSGMRFVSAYQGAGFGSTSFAGANLRDASFACGITVDEWCINATPDLTGADLTGADLSGLGLWDAAMHEGAVIDNTTIAPRSLPRLGGARIIGPVRLANYFTPTYESEDEGEGGGERLRVDITPDEARSLIAASLSVVSPPDRPSFDCAKAGTPVEKLICGQFAEYLRSLDRDLAEVWGEVRAAGKGDLAAQRRWLAARGQCKDETCLVDRYEARLAQLRGLLGPGITLKPGETVSYHTDLLPLPDAARHGDLYARIIPVLIDGSYQRVTLTGGKDGTIDAVGDAIGGNAHMCDLNALGLRFDPASGWWSLRGTEGAMLPLLRLDGRRIHFRYSGNLGDTPEEVGDVISCGARAAFDSGIDLSPRPD, via the coding sequence ATGCTGACACTCGCCGCCCTCGTCGCCGCTGCCCTTGGTCTTGCCGCGCAGGAGCCGCCCGCGCCGCTTGGCGAGGCTGATTTCGACCGGCTCGATGATTGCGCCGCCGATTACGAAAGCCGCGCCGAGGAACGCGCAGGCTGGTCGATCATCGACGCGCGCGCCATGACCTCGCCCGTCGCGATCCATGCCGCGCTGCTGCGCGCTCTGCCTGAGGGCAAGCGGATCGTGATCCTTGGTGGTGAGTTTCCCAAGGCGGATATGCGGGTTGTCGCCGACGGGCTGGCAAATGCCTGCCTCGTCGACATGAACCTCGAAGGCAGCAATTGGGAGGCAACCCAGATCCCGCAGCTGCAACTGGTGCGCACATCCTTGCGCGAGGCCAAACTCGCCCGCGCGCGCTGGCCGGGGCTGCGCACCCGCGGCGTGGATATCGAAGGGGCGGATTTCTCCCGCGCCGATCTGTCGGGGATGCGCTTCGTATCGGCCTATCAGGGCGCGGGGTTCGGCAGCACCAGCTTTGCCGGGGCCAACCTCAGGGACGCAAGCTTTGCCTGCGGGATCACGGTCGACGAATGGTGCATCAACGCCACCCCCGACCTGACCGGGGCCGACCTCACCGGCGCCGATCTCAGCGGGCTGGGGCTGTGGGATGCGGCGATGCACGAGGGCGCGGTGATCGACAACACCACCATCGCCCCGCGTTCCCTGCCGCGACTGGGCGGCGCGCGCATCATCGGCCCGGTGCGACTGGCGAACTATTTCACCCCCACCTACGAAAGCGAGGATGAGGGCGAGGGCGGGGGCGAGCGCCTGCGGGTCGACATCACCCCTGATGAAGCCCGCAGCCTGATCGCCGCGAGCCTTTCGGTCGTCAGCCCGCCCGACCGCCCCAGCTTCGATTGCGCCAAGGCCGGAACGCCCGTCGAAAAACTGATCTGCGGGCAATTTGCCGAGTATCTGCGCAGCCTCGACCGTGATCTGGCCGAGGTGTGGGGCGAGGTGCGCGCTGCCGGCAAGGGCGATCTCGCCGCCCAGCGCCGCTGGCTTGCGGCAAGGGGGCAGTGCAAGGACGAGACCTGCCTTGTCGACCGCTACGAGGCCCGGCTGGCCCAGCTGCGCGGGCTGCTTGGCCCCGGTATCACCCTCAAGCCGGGGGAAACAGTCAGCTACCACACCGATCTCCTGCCCCTGCCCGATGCGGCGCGGCATGGCGACCTGTATGCGCGCATCATCCCGGTGTTGATCGATGGCAGCTACCAGCGGGTGACGCTGACCGGCGGCAAGGACGGCACCATCGACGCGGTGGGCGATGCCATCGGCGGCAATGCCCACATGTGCGACCTCAACGCGCTGGGGCTGCGGTTCGACCCGGCGAGCGGGTGGTGGAGCCTGCGCGGGACGGAGGGTGCGATGCTGCCGCTGCTGCGCCTTGATGGCCGCCGCATCCATTTCCGTTACAGCGGGAACCTTGGCGACACGCCCGAGGAAGTGGGCGATGTCATCAGCTGCGGCGCGC
- the rpoH gene encoding RNA polymerase sigma factor RpoH, giving the protein MPALSGEQSLNRYLAEIRKFPVLTAEQEYMLAKRYQEHEDPEAAAQLVSSHLRLVAKIAMGYRGYGLPVADLISEGNVGLMQGVKKFEPDRGFRLATYAMWWIKASIQEYILRSWSLVKMGTTAAQKKLFFNLRRMKKNLDAYEDTDLHPDDVTKIATDLGVPEQEVVNMNRRMMMGGDGSLNTPMRGGEEGSGEWQDWLTDDRPLQDETVAEAEESQLRMEMLGEAMNSLNERERHILTERRLTDKPQTLEELSQEYDVSRERIRQIEVRAFEKLQKAMQRIAGERLLPGIA; this is encoded by the coding sequence ATGCCGGCGTTGAGCGGTGAGCAGAGCCTCAACCGCTATCTCGCCGAAATCCGCAAGTTCCCGGTGCTGACCGCCGAGCAGGAATATATGCTCGCCAAGCGCTATCAGGAACACGAAGACCCTGAGGCCGCCGCCCAGCTCGTCTCCAGCCACCTGCGGCTCGTCGCGAAGATCGCGATGGGGTACCGCGGCTATGGCCTGCCCGTCGCCGACCTCATTTCGGAAGGCAACGTGGGCCTGATGCAGGGCGTCAAGAAGTTCGAACCCGATCGCGGCTTCCGCCTCGCGACCTACGCGATGTGGTGGATCAAGGCCTCGATCCAGGAGTATATCCTGCGTTCGTGGAGCCTCGTGAAGATGGGCACCACCGCCGCGCAGAAGAAGCTGTTCTTCAACCTGCGCCGGATGAAGAAGAACCTCGATGCCTATGAAGACACCGATCTTCACCCCGACGATGTGACCAAGATCGCGACCGACCTCGGCGTGCCCGAGCAGGAAGTGGTCAACATGAACCGCCGGATGATGATGGGCGGCGACGGCTCGCTCAACACCCCGATGCGCGGGGGCGAGGAAGGCTCGGGCGAATGGCAGGACTGGCTGACGGATGACCGTCCGCTGCAGGACGAAACCGTCGCCGAGGCGGAGGAATCGCAGCTGCGCATGGAAATGCTCGGCGAGGCGATGAACAGCCTCAACGAGCGTGAGCGTCACATCCTCACCGAACGCCGGTTGACCGACAAGCCCCAGACGCTGGAAGAACTCAGCCAGGAATACGACGTCAGCCGCGAACGCATCCGCCAGATCGAGGTGCGCGCTTTCGAAAAGCTGCAAAAGGCAATGCAGCGGATCGCGGGCGAACGGCTGCTGCCGGGGATCGCCTGA